A genome region from Lusitaniella coriacea LEGE 07157 includes the following:
- a CDS encoding glutathione S-transferase, with product MLELYQFELSHYSEKVRLILDYKELEYRKIEVTPGVGQLELFRLSGQRQVPVLKDGDTIVADSTEIALYLERRYPTKPTLPVDPKQRGLCLMMEEWADESIGLKGRKALIGALNKNQNFRTSILPNSTPDFFKTLVGAIPGDVLDMLGSGVGFGGDAVKAAHTGLKQDLEALCLILQESPYLVGDTPTLADLTVAGLSLILKFPQGSYLNIPAELQGKGIPGLADNSAYEPFFAWRDRLYAEFRKPLVATNSASGSPTSIEIE from the coding sequence ATGCTGGAGTTATATCAATTTGAACTATCCCATTACTCAGAAAAAGTGCGGTTAATCCTCGACTACAAAGAATTGGAATACCGCAAAATCGAAGTAACTCCAGGAGTCGGACAACTGGAACTCTTTCGTTTATCGGGACAGCGACAAGTCCCCGTCCTCAAAGATGGCGATACCATTGTTGCCGATTCAACAGAAATTGCCCTGTATCTCGAACGGAGGTATCCCACCAAACCCACGCTTCCTGTCGATCCCAAACAGAGAGGATTATGTCTGATGATGGAAGAATGGGCGGATGAGTCCATTGGGTTAAAGGGACGCAAAGCACTAATTGGTGCATTGAATAAAAACCAAAACTTCCGTACCTCTATCCTCCCCAACAGTACGCCAGACTTCTTTAAAACCCTGGTAGGTGCGATTCCAGGAGACGTTCTGGATATGTTGGGTTCCGGGGTCGGTTTTGGCGGCGACGCAGTGAAAGCAGCGCATACCGGACTCAAACAGGACTTAGAAGCTCTTTGTTTGATTTTGCAGGAAAGTCCATACCTCGTTGGGGATACGCCAACCCTCGCCGATTTAACCGTAGCGGGTTTAAGCCTCATTCTCAAATTTCCCCAGGGGTCTTATTTAAATATTCCCGCCGAACTTCAAGGGAAAGGAATTCCAGGTCTAGCCGATAATAGCGCCTACGAACCTTTCTTTGCTTGGCGCGATCGCCTCTATGCTGAATTTCGCAAACCTTTAGTTGCAACAAACAGCGCTTCAGGATCGCCAACCAGCATTGAAATTGAGTAA
- the labA gene encoding low amplitude/bright protein LabA: MRFTQNRLSIFVDGNNMFYAQQKNGWFFDPRRVLEYFKGEPNITLVNAFWYTGLKDPQDQRGFRDALISLGYTVRTKILKEYYDDNSGRYSQKANLDIEIVVDMFNTCEQYNRVILFSGDGDFERAIELLRSKNTHITVVSTEGMIARELRNATDCYIDLNDIRERIEKTDF, encoded by the coding sequence ATGCGTTTCACCCAAAATCGTCTTTCTATTTTTGTAGACGGGAACAATATGTTCTATGCACAACAAAAAAATGGTTGGTTTTTCGATCCCAGACGAGTTTTAGAATACTTTAAAGGCGAACCTAATATTACTCTTGTTAATGCTTTTTGGTACACCGGATTAAAAGATCCCCAAGATCAACGAGGCTTTAGAGATGCTCTGATTAGTTTGGGATATACCGTTCGCACCAAAATTCTTAAAGAATATTATGACGATAATTCCGGTCGTTATTCCCAAAAGGCAAACTTAGATATTGAAATTGTTGTTGATATGTTTAATACCTGCGAACAATACAATCGGGTTATTCTTTTTAGCGGCGATGGGGATTTTGAAAGGGCAATTGAATTATTAAGATCTAAAAATACTCATATCACTGTCGTTTCAACAGAAGGAATGATTGCAAGAGAACTTCGCAATGCAACAGATTGCTATATCGATTTAAATGATATTCGCGAGCGTATTGAAAAAACGGATTTTTGA
- a CDS encoding CPBP family glutamic-type intramembrane protease: MTLLKLLRDRAILGVTTLPTRTDWLRAILLLSIYTLIALPLGLGSKFLHLEPQISWQLTIKTITTALIAPAILEELFFRVLILPHPSENRNIYTVIFFAIVSLLLFIVYHPLNAITFFPDARTAFFNPIFLIFATLLGIICTVSYLYSGSLVIPVILHWLIVIVWLLFLGGVETLKIR; this comes from the coding sequence ATGACTCTTCTCAAGCTGTTGCGCGATCGCGCGATTTTAGGAGTTACAACTCTTCCCACCCGTACAGACTGGCTTCGTGCCATTCTTTTGCTCTCAATTTATACGCTAATTGCTTTACCTTTAGGGTTGGGATCGAAGTTTTTACACCTAGAACCACAAATCTCTTGGCAGTTGACAATAAAAACAATCACAACCGCTTTGATTGCACCAGCCATATTAGAAGAATTATTTTTCCGCGTATTGATTCTCCCCCATCCTTCCGAGAATAGAAATATTTACACAGTTATTTTTTTTGCAATAGTTAGTTTGCTGCTATTTATCGTTTATCACCCTCTCAATGCAATAACTTTCTTCCCCGATGCACGCACAGCTTTTTTTAACCCAATTTTTTTGATTTTTGCAACGTTGTTAGGAATTATCTGTACTGTATCGTATTTGTATAGTGGTTCGCTTGTAATACCTGTTATTCTTCATTGGTTAATTGTTATTGTTTGGCTGTTATTCTTAGGCGGAGTCGAAACACTTAAGATTCGATGA
- a CDS encoding bifunctional aminoglycoside phosphotransferase/ATP-binding protein — protein sequence MSNLTSHLVIEQMQQPEFYPHPVKETIELIQTHASYVFLTGDYAYKVKKAVDFGFFDYSTIEKRQHFCQEEVRMNQQLAPEIYLEVLPITQSGTQLSLGDNGEPIEYAIKMRQFPQEMLWSQRFEKGELTLKIMEELGRVVAQFHLNAPTNEYISSFGEIAKIEAAFDENYRQSEPYIGIVQTQQQFEETKQFTEYFFDREKELFAYRRRKGWIRECHGDLHLRNICSWQDKIRLFDRIEFNEEFRFVDVMYDVAFTVMDLEARGRVDLGNAFLNAYIEQTGDWEGLQVLPLYLSRQAYVRAKVASFLLDDSDIPQEEKQQAHQTAANYYRLAWEYTRSRQGKLIVMSGLSGSGKTTVARELARQLGAIHLRSDAVRKHLAGIELQETGGNEIYTPQMSEKTYNRLLELGKMLVSRGFPTILDAKYDRAPLRKPIIEWCQSQDYPLQILHCTAPIEVLRDRVRQRTGDISDATPDLILHQQAAAEPLNATERIYATTLDTTQDWQSQLDI from the coding sequence ATGAGCAATCTCACTTCTCATTTGGTAATCGAACAAATGCAACAACCGGAGTTTTATCCCCATCCGGTGAAAGAAACCATTGAACTCATTCAAACTCACGCATCCTACGTTTTTCTAACCGGAGATTACGCCTATAAAGTCAAGAAAGCCGTTGACTTTGGTTTCTTTGATTATTCAACAATTGAGAAACGACAGCATTTTTGTCAAGAAGAAGTCCGAATGAATCAACAGCTAGCGCCTGAGATTTATCTAGAGGTTCTTCCCATTACTCAAAGTGGGACTCAATTGAGTTTAGGCGATAATGGAGAACCCATTGAATACGCCATTAAAATGCGTCAATTTCCCCAAGAAATGTTGTGGAGTCAGCGATTTGAGAAAGGTGAATTGACTCTGAAAATCATGGAAGAATTGGGGCGAGTTGTCGCTCAATTCCATCTCAATGCTCCGACAAATGAGTACATTAGCAGTTTTGGAGAGATTGCAAAGATCGAAGCAGCCTTCGACGAAAATTATCGCCAAAGCGAGCCATATATTGGAATCGTTCAAACCCAACAACAGTTTGAGGAAACAAAACAGTTTACCGAATATTTTTTCGATCGCGAAAAAGAGCTTTTTGCTTATCGTCGAAGAAAGGGGTGGATTCGAGAATGTCACGGAGACTTACACTTGAGAAATATTTGTTCTTGGCAGGATAAAATTCGTCTTTTCGATCGTATTGAATTTAACGAAGAATTTCGCTTTGTTGATGTGATGTACGACGTTGCATTTACTGTAATGGATTTGGAGGCGCGGGGACGAGTCGATTTGGGAAATGCTTTTTTGAATGCTTATATCGAACAAACGGGAGATTGGGAAGGATTACAAGTCCTCCCCCTCTATTTAAGCCGTCAAGCTTACGTCCGTGCAAAGGTTGCGTCCTTTTTGCTCGATGATTCCGACATACCCCAAGAGGAGAAGCAACAGGCACATCAAACGGCTGCCAATTATTATCGCTTGGCTTGGGAATATACGCGATCGCGCCAAGGAAAATTAATTGTGATGTCGGGGTTATCTGGTTCGGGAAAAACAACCGTGGCGCGGGAACTCGCACGGCAATTGGGTGCAATTCACCTTCGTTCTGATGCAGTCCGCAAACACTTGGCGGGGATTGAGTTACAGGAGACGGGAGGAAACGAAATTTATACGCCACAAATGAGCGAAAAAACTTATAATCGTTTATTAGAATTGGGTAAGATGCTGGTCAGTCGAGGATTTCCAACAATTCTCGATGCAAAATACGATCGCGCGCCTCTGAGAAAACCGATTATTGAGTGGTGTCAATCTCAAGATTATCCCTTGCAAATTCTCCACTGTACCGCTCCAATAGAAGTATTGCGCGATCGCGTCAGACAAAGAACGGGTGATATTTCCGACGCAACCCCAGATTTAATCCTTCATCAGCAAGCCGCAGCAGAACCCTTGAACGCAACAGAAAGAATTTATGCTACAACCCTTGATACAACGCAAGACTGGCAATCGCAACTCGATATTTAA
- the malQ gene encoding 4-alpha-glucanotransferase: MFSRRTSGILLHPTSFPGRFGIGDLGEAAYRFIDFLADSWQQVWQILPLGPTGYANSPYLSYSAFAGNPLLINLEWLASEGLLSEEDFANLPNFPEQTVDYDLAIAVKMPLLQKASQNFQRVASAERKAEFQQFCEAHAYWLDDYALFMALKETHKGQSWSQWDRAIAHREPQAIKNWTELLQSQIFYHKYLQAEFFRQWSSLRRYANEKGVQVFGDLPIYVAWDSADVWANRGIFVLDLKTDKPAMMAGVPPDYFSETGQLWGNPTYNWKQLEKTQFKWWIQRVEGMLDYVDIIRIDHFRGFEAFWAVLGGSTTAMKGKWVKAKGDEFFTLLAQELGDLPIVAEDLGVITPEVEALRDRFKLPGMKILHFAFDSDRANPFLPFNFTHRNCVVYTGTHDNNTTVGWFNARSPEDQQRVVDYLGCICPEGIHWSLIRLALSSVANCSIYPLQDLLGLGEEARMNLPGKAEGNWEWRYRFEELTPELRERLKYLTYLYGRAPY; this comes from the coding sequence ATGTTTTCTAGAAGAACAAGCGGCATTCTTTTACACCCCACTTCTTTTCCCGGACGTTTTGGCATTGGAGATTTAGGCGAGGCTGCCTATCGCTTCATTGATTTTTTGGCAGACAGTTGGCAGCAAGTGTGGCAAATTTTGCCCCTAGGTCCCACAGGTTATGCCAATTCTCCCTATTTATCCTATTCTGCTTTTGCGGGAAACCCGTTGCTCATTAATTTGGAGTGGTTGGCTTCGGAGGGGTTACTTTCTGAAGAGGATTTCGCCAATCTGCCCAACTTTCCAGAACAAACCGTAGACTACGATCTGGCGATTGCAGTCAAAATGCCTCTGCTTCAAAAAGCCAGTCAAAATTTTCAACGGGTTGCTTCAGCAGAACGCAAAGCGGAGTTTCAACAGTTCTGTGAGGCTCATGCTTACTGGTTGGACGATTATGCGCTGTTTATGGCGCTTAAAGAAACCCACAAGGGACAGAGTTGGAGTCAGTGGGATCGCGCGATCGCGCACCGAGAACCTCAAGCCATCAAAAACTGGACAGAACTACTTCAAAGTCAGATTTTTTACCACAAGTATCTACAAGCGGAATTTTTCCGTCAATGGTCATCTCTCAGGCGCTATGCCAATGAAAAGGGCGTTCAAGTTTTCGGGGATTTGCCCATTTACGTGGCTTGGGACAGTGCCGATGTGTGGGCGAACCGGGGTATTTTTGTCCTCGATCTTAAAACCGACAAACCTGCGATGATGGCGGGGGTTCCCCCGGATTATTTCAGCGAGACGGGTCAGTTGTGGGGCAATCCCACCTATAACTGGAAGCAATTGGAAAAAACCCAGTTCAAATGGTGGATTCAGCGCGTTGAGGGAATGCTCGATTACGTCGATATTATTCGCATCGACCACTTCCGAGGCTTTGAGGCGTTTTGGGCGGTTCTTGGGGGTTCGACGACGGCGATGAAAGGGAAATGGGTGAAGGCGAAGGGAGATGAGTTTTTTACCCTGCTGGCACAAGAATTGGGGGATTTGCCCATTGTTGCAGAAGATTTAGGCGTGATTACCCCGGAGGTGGAGGCGTTGCGCGATCGCTTTAAGTTACCGGGAATGAAGATTTTGCACTTTGCCTTTGATTCCGATCGCGCGAATCCCTTCCTGCCCTTTAACTTTACCCATCGCAACTGCGTCGTCTATACCGGAACCCACGACAACAATACCACTGTGGGCTGGTTTAACGCGCGATCGCCCGAAGACCAACAACGGGTAGTAGATTATCTGGGCTGCATTTGCCCCGAAGGCATCCACTGGAGTCTGATTCGCCTCGCCCTGAGTTCCGTTGCTAATTGCTCGATTTACCCCCTACAAGACCTTCTGGGTTTGGGGGAAGAAGCGCGGATGAATCTACCGGGGAAGGCAGAGGGAAACTGGGAGTGGCGCTATCGCTTTGAGGAATTGACCCCCGAACTGCGCGAGCGCCTCAAGTATTTAACTTATCTTTACGGTCGCGCGCCCTATTAG
- a CDS encoding ExbD/TolR family protein, translating to MRFKTQQQTSKMPNVDLIPMLNVMMAVLAFFVLISMILTPETEGVDVRLPKEEKTQVAQNQDTVSPLLVKLKADGTLELGETTLQTKEELIREMQVYLQKNEKGSVLLVADPDANYERVMQLLAEMRAVDRDRVSLGIENEE from the coding sequence ATGCGGTTTAAAACTCAGCAACAAACGTCAAAAATGCCGAATGTCGATCTCATTCCGATGTTGAATGTGATGATGGCGGTTTTAGCCTTTTTTGTGTTAATTTCTATGATTTTGACTCCAGAGACAGAAGGTGTTGACGTTCGATTGCCGAAAGAGGAAAAAACCCAAGTCGCTCAAAACCAGGATACCGTCTCTCCTTTGCTGGTTAAGCTAAAGGCTGATGGGACGCTGGAATTGGGCGAAACAACTTTGCAAACGAAAGAGGAACTCATTCGGGAAATGCAAGTATATTTGCAGAAAAATGAAAAGGGTTCTGTTCTATTGGTTGCCGATCCCGATGCAAATTACGAACGGGTGATGCAATTACTTGCGGAGATGCGGGCGGTGGATCGCGATCGCGTGTCTTTGGGAATTGAGAACGAAGAATAA
- a CDS encoding DevA family ABC transporter ATP-binding protein has product MSNKIVEIHDLDFFFGQGNLRKQTLFDINLTLLSGEVVIMKGPSGSGKTTLLTLMGGLRSPQSGSLKVLGQELLGAKKAKTIQIRRNIGYIFQGHNLLKSLSARQNVQMSLELHDRVSPEQAKQQSIKMLEAVGLSDRVNYYPSELSGGQKQRVAIARALVSHPKLVLADEPTAALDSKSGRDVVELMQRLAKEQGCTILIVTHDNRILDIADRIVHLEDGHLFENWSSSSPQSA; this is encoded by the coding sequence ATGAGTAACAAAATTGTTGAAATTCACGATCTAGACTTTTTCTTCGGTCAAGGAAACTTGCGCAAGCAAACCCTTTTTGACATCAATCTCACGCTGCTTTCCGGAGAAGTTGTTATCATGAAAGGCCCTTCTGGTTCCGGTAAAACAACACTCCTCACTCTGATGGGAGGGCTGCGTTCCCCACAATCGGGGAGTCTCAAGGTGTTGGGTCAAGAATTACTAGGGGCGAAAAAAGCAAAAACGATCCAAATTCGTCGCAATATTGGCTATATTTTTCAAGGTCACAATCTTCTCAAGTCCTTGAGTGCCAGACAGAACGTACAAATGTCTCTCGAACTGCACGATCGCGTTTCCCCAGAACAAGCCAAACAACAGTCGATCAAAATGCTTGAAGCCGTCGGCTTAAGCGATCGCGTCAATTATTACCCCTCAGAACTTTCCGGAGGACAAAAACAACGAGTCGCGATCGCGCGCGCCCTCGTCAGCCACCCTAAACTGGTTCTCGCCGACGAACCCACCGCAGCCCTCGATAGCAAGTCCGGACGCGATGTCGTAGAACTCATGCAGCGATTGGCAAAAGAACAGGGATGCACCATTTTGATCGTCACTCACGATAACCGAATCTTAGATATTGCAGATCGCATCGTTCACCTCGAAGACGGACATCTCTTTGAAAATTGGTCCTCTTCCTCCCCCCAATCTGCCTAA
- a CDS encoding S1 RNA-binding domain-containing protein — MDLQIENCLSNTLKLGDIVAGTVINIELNGAWIDVGIEKLIFVAGKYISFWEPNSITEILTTGEIREFIVVKDYNREGNWQLALSLENLESEKSYKRIEQLEAEDITIYAKVITAYPYGVLVNVESQPFIISNIHLSTDIPNTDLVGTTIPLKFIPNTLCLSHRLAVQNQEANKNDSSPQKNYVPGDIVIGKVIQLESDCAWIDIGLEKLAYLHISQMWNRPFHKIKLTQDILYLNQVRDFEIVYESLHPGTRLSLSIREIHRKIIAKRLQQIYSEDITIHAPVIGIARKGAVVDIEELSGCIPPFLLGFDLHSENIVGKILPLKLFYSTTNYERVEDFLSFTPIHDCPKVKDRIAKFKVGKIVIAKVKAIREYGVIVNMNCDDIENLSALLRSDNISQVPIDDLDSVFKIGEEIKAIIIYVGSEMARFSLSTKVLESELGQMLKNPQEVYKNAEEMAKSLALLD, encoded by the coding sequence ATGGATCTACAGATTGAAAATTGCTTATCAAATACCCTAAAACTTGGCGATATCGTTGCGGGGACAGTTATCAATATAGAACTTAATGGAGCTTGGATCGATGTTGGGATAGAAAAGCTTATTTTTGTAGCAGGTAAATACATCTCATTCTGGGAGCCAAATTCCATCACAGAAATTTTGACAACAGGTGAAATTCGCGAATTTATCGTTGTAAAAGATTACAATCGCGAGGGCAATTGGCAACTCGCGCTTAGTTTGGAAAACTTAGAATCAGAGAAAAGTTACAAAAGAATCGAGCAATTAGAAGCAGAAGATATTACGATTTATGCCAAGGTTATTACCGCTTATCCTTATGGGGTATTAGTGAATGTTGAATCACAGCCTTTTATTATTTCAAATATTCACCTCAGCACCGATATTCCCAATACAGATTTAGTAGGAACAACAATTCCACTTAAATTTATTCCCAATACGCTTTGTTTGAGTCATCGTTTGGCAGTACAAAATCAAGAGGCGAATAAGAATGACTCTTCGCCGCAAAAAAATTATGTGCCTGGAGATATCGTAATTGGCAAAGTAATTCAATTAGAAAGTGATTGTGCATGGATTGATATTGGTCTAGAAAAACTCGCTTATCTTCATATATCCCAGATGTGGAATAGACCATTTCATAAAATTAAGTTGACACAGGATATTTTATATCTCAATCAAGTTCGGGATTTTGAAATTGTTTACGAGTCTTTACATCCTGGAACTAGGCTATCTCTTTCAATACGTGAAATTCATCGTAAAATAATTGCTAAAAGATTGCAACAGATTTATTCAGAAGATATAACGATTCACGCTCCAGTCATAGGTATTGCGCGTAAAGGAGCGGTGGTTGATATTGAAGAGCTATCAGGCTGTATTCCTCCTTTCTTGTTGGGGTTCGATCTGCATTCAGAAAATATAGTTGGAAAAATACTGCCTTTGAAACTTTTTTATTCCACAACGAACTATGAGCGTGTTGAAGATTTTCTGAGCTTTACTCCAATTCACGATTGTCCCAAAGTCAAAGATCGAATTGCTAAATTCAAAGTGGGAAAGATTGTCATCGCTAAAGTTAAAGCGATTAGAGAATATGGTGTAATTGTCAATATGAATTGCGATGATATAGAAAATTTATCAGCTTTACTCAGGAGCGATAATATCTCTCAAGTTCCGATAGATGACCTCGATAGTGTTTTTAAAATAGGTGAAGAGATAAAAGCCATTATTATTTATGTAGGTTCGGAGATGGCTAGATTTTCTCTATCAACTAAGGTTTTAGAATCCGAACTAGGACAGATGTTGAAAAATCCCCAAGAAGTTTATAAAAATGCAGAGGAGATGGCAAAATCATTGGCGCTTCTAGACTGA
- a CDS encoding CHASE2 domain-containing protein, translating into MNDPLQWQRKSSRWVRWRSPDRVGLLLTAFLAASSAIAVALDYQGVQWLERHVQTLFFRWRGAVVPPEEVIILAIDNQSLAAAQKYLTDNNSAESYANLKLIESWPWRRAVYSVAIERLLSAGAKSISFDILFDLPSGYGEADDRRLQTMLQNRGDRVVLATAYLSNAGPEGEILERFEPISELKNSPIQLGLVNFSALEADGRVHRLGHIYGEEVLHPLGLEVLPPLADVALQVARINYPQPKGENIFFFGPQRTFKTIPFWQILVPDWWETFLQEETFKDKIVLIGSTSSTEFSDYYPTPFDEKMPGVEIHANAIATLLEGKSIALAFPNPGGRGLFVLFFVGGVGLAISRVRQSWRQAAWGGIGSVIWIGISYLTFTYGLLILPTMIPVGAIALTGFSFFASSTIHDKLEKRRLRNTLTRYVAEPVVKEILKEPDDFCTMLQGKKLKVAVLFSDIRGFTTLCFKMPPEQLIVQLNIYFHGMVEAIVGAGGTLDKFIGDAVMAEFGFPVSQGTKKDAMNAVRAALTMRQELARLRQYWRMEGRSPLFNGIGISYGEVVAGDIGSWRRREYAVLGDTVNVASRVEGLTKQLGTDILITESLYELVKNEVDAIDLGEHPLKGREESKVRLYSLVGLKGEDNGLYREVVGELRDYLERSSDS; encoded by the coding sequence ATGAACGACCCGTTGCAATGGCAAAGGAAATCTTCTCGTTGGGTGCGGTGGCGATCGCCCGATCGCGTGGGTTTGCTTCTTACTGCGTTTTTGGCTGCATCGAGCGCGATCGCGGTGGCATTAGACTATCAGGGAGTACAGTGGTTAGAACGCCACGTTCAGACGCTCTTTTTTCGATGGCGGGGTGCGGTTGTGCCGCCAGAAGAGGTTATTATTTTGGCGATTGACAATCAATCCCTTGCTGCGGCACAAAAGTATCTGACAGACAACAATTCAGCCGAATCCTACGCAAACTTAAAACTGATCGAATCTTGGCCTTGGCGGCGTGCGGTTTATTCAGTTGCCATCGAACGATTGCTTTCGGCTGGCGCAAAATCGATTTCATTCGATATTCTCTTTGACCTTCCTAGCGGGTATGGAGAGGCAGACGACCGACGCTTGCAAACCATGCTACAAAATCGCGGCGATCGCGTGGTCTTGGCGACAGCCTATTTATCGAATGCGGGCCCTGAAGGAGAAATCTTAGAACGGTTTGAACCCATTTCTGAGTTAAAAAACTCACCCATCCAACTGGGTTTGGTCAATTTTAGCGCGCTGGAGGCGGATGGTCGGGTTCATCGCTTGGGTCATATTTATGGAGAAGAGGTTTTACATCCTTTGGGGTTAGAAGTTTTACCCCCCTTGGCTGATGTGGCGTTGCAGGTTGCTCGAATTAATTATCCCCAACCGAAAGGCGAAAATATTTTCTTTTTTGGTCCCCAGAGAACGTTTAAAACCATTCCGTTTTGGCAAATTTTGGTTCCGGATTGGTGGGAAACATTTCTTCAGGAGGAAACCTTTAAAGACAAGATCGTTTTGATTGGTTCGACTTCTTCAACGGAATTTTCCGATTATTACCCTACGCCTTTTGATGAGAAGATGCCGGGGGTGGAGATTCATGCAAACGCGATCGCGACGCTACTGGAAGGAAAATCGATCGCGCTAGCATTCCCTAACCCTGGGGGACGGGGTTTATTCGTTTTATTTTTTGTGGGAGGCGTGGGATTGGCGATCTCGCGGGTTCGACAATCTTGGCGACAAGCGGCTTGGGGGGGAATTGGAAGCGTAATTTGGATCGGGATTTCGTATCTTACCTTTACTTACGGACTCCTGATTTTACCGACTATGATTCCGGTTGGCGCGATCGCGCTAACCGGATTTTCCTTCTTTGCCAGCAGCACAATTCACGACAAACTGGAAAAACGACGATTGCGCAACACCCTCACCCGCTACGTCGCCGAACCTGTCGTCAAAGAAATTCTCAAAGAACCGGACGATTTTTGCACGATGTTGCAAGGGAAAAAACTTAAGGTTGCAGTTCTCTTCTCCGACATTCGGGGGTTCACGACGCTGTGTTTTAAAATGCCACCGGAACAACTGATCGTTCAACTGAATATCTACTTTCACGGAATGGTGGAAGCAATTGTGGGTGCGGGAGGAACCCTCGATAAGTTTATTGGCGATGCGGTTATGGCTGAATTTGGCTTTCCCGTTTCTCAAGGTACAAAGAAGGATGCAATGAATGCAGTTCGTGCGGCTTTAACCATGCGTCAGGAATTGGCTAGGTTACGTCAGTATTGGCGGATGGAAGGGCGAAGTCCGTTGTTTAATGGGATTGGCATTAGCTACGGCGAAGTGGTTGCGGGGGATATTGGATCTTGGCGGCGCAGGGAATACGCGGTATTGGGGGATACGGTAAATGTTGCCAGTCGAGTTGAGGGATTAACGAAACAATTGGGGACGGACATTTTGATTACGGAATCTCTCTATGAGTTGGTTAAGAATGAGGTGGACGCGATCGATCTCGGAGAACATCCCCTAAAAGGTCGGGAAGAAAGTAAGGTTCGACTCTATAGTTTGGTGGGATTAAAGGGAGAAGACAATGGTTTATATCGAGAAGTCGTTGGAGAGTTAAGGGATTATTTAGAGCGTTCTTCTGATTCGTAA
- a CDS encoding AI-2E family transporter, producing MVNSGSTSPKSKLLRWWEALAPISRLLAIALAAPLIVLNAWAFSNIFGYFQSLFVVLLIASLFAFLLNYPVSWLESKGMRRTQAAILVFFTALLLLLVLCVTLVPLAFSQAQQFVVRLPEWVDSGQRQLVFFNERVDTWGLPISLDGLIAQIGTRLKGEVQNIAGQVLNLALNLTVVTVVRLLDVLLIVVSTFYLLQHCNEIWVSLIEWLPSRVQQPFSETLRLSFQNYFIGQVIVATCMATGLTSVFLLLKFPFGLLFGLTIGLMALVPFGGSVGIVLVTLLMALRDIGVALQMLAVSAIVQQIVENGIAPRILGRVTGLNPFWVFVSILTGARVGNVLGVVVAVPTAVVIKEALVAVRATRQGEDNVAPETSVTVEREFVTEAEPAIGE from the coding sequence ATGGTTAATTCTGGGTCAACATCACCCAAAAGTAAGTTACTGCGTTGGTGGGAAGCCCTCGCACCAATTTCGCGCCTGTTAGCAATTGCCCTTGCCGCACCGTTAATCGTGCTAAATGCCTGGGCATTTTCCAATATCTTTGGCTATTTTCAATCTTTATTTGTCGTTCTGCTGATTGCTTCTCTTTTCGCGTTTTTGCTCAACTACCCCGTTAGTTGGTTGGAAAGCAAAGGGATGCGGCGCACGCAAGCAGCGATCTTAGTCTTTTTCACGGCATTACTTCTGTTATTGGTTTTGTGCGTTACCCTGGTTCCCCTAGCGTTCTCCCAGGCACAACAATTTGTCGTGCGTTTGCCGGAATGGGTGGATTCGGGACAGCGCCAATTGGTCTTTTTCAACGAGCGCGTCGATACGTGGGGTTTGCCGATTAGTTTGGATGGATTAATTGCTCAAATTGGCACGCGCTTGAAAGGGGAAGTGCAAAATATCGCCGGACAGGTGTTGAATTTGGCGCTCAATCTTACGGTGGTGACGGTGGTTCGCCTGCTGGATGTTTTGTTGATTGTGGTGTCTACGTTCTATTTGCTCCAGCACTGCAATGAAATTTGGGTGAGTTTGATTGAATGGTTGCCTTCCCGCGTGCAGCAACCGTTTTCGGAAACCTTGCGCTTGAGTTTCCAGAATTATTTCATCGGACAGGTTATTGTCGCAACCTGCATGGCAACGGGGTTAACATCGGTTTTCCTGCTGTTGAAGTTTCCCTTTGGCTTGCTTTTTGGGTTAACGATTGGGTTGATGGCGTTAGTTCCCTTTGGGGGTTCGGTGGGAATTGTTTTGGTAACGCTGTTGATGGCGTTGCGGGATATTGGCGTTGCACTACAAATGCTTGCGGTTTCCGCAATTGTTCAGCAAATTGTGGAGAATGGGATTGCACCGAGGATTTTGGGGCGCGTGACGGGCTTAAATCCCTTTTGGGTTTTTGTTTCAATTCTCACGGGAGCGAGGGTAGGAAACGTTCTGGGGGTGGTTGTGGCGGTTCCCACTGCGGTAGTGATTAAGGAGGCATTAGTTGCAGTTCGCGCTACTCGACAAGGGGAGGATAATGTTGCACCGGAAACAAGCGTGACGGTTGAGCGAGAGTTTGTGACAGAGGCAGAACCCGCAATAGGGGAATAA